The Apibacter raozihei genome contains a region encoding:
- the dctA gene encoding C4-dicarboxylate transporter DctA, producing the protein MKIFKSLYVQVIVAIIIGIVLGYYYPSYTVQIDPINDVNAHIPGLAEKLNPLAQGFIKLIKMVVGPLIFCTIVLGIAGMEDIKKVGKVGATAIIYFEVLTTIALIIGLVFVNILKPGDGMHVNAASLDSSSVGKYIEQSKSEDNSTINFLLDMIPENVIASIASNNLLQVLVFAVLFGIALTKIGPKASQPVLNVMQSFLDGLFTIIKIIMYLAPLGAMGAMGYTIGRYGLSSLVNLGMLMVSFYATCIIFIFLVIGGVLYYNKFSIFKLLKYIKEELLIVLGTSSSESALPGVMKKLENMGCSKSVVGLVIPTGYSFNLDGTCIYLTMAAVFISQALDMHLGIEQEITLLLVLLLTSKGAAAVTGGGFITLAATLPVVGHVPVEAVALIFGIDRFMSEARAITNLIGNSAATIVVAKWEKEIDLERAHDVLDGKIITENLN; encoded by the coding sequence ATGAAAATATTTAAAAGCCTCTATGTCCAGGTAATCGTTGCTATTATCATTGGTATAGTATTAGGGTATTATTATCCCAGCTATACTGTTCAGATTGATCCTATTAACGATGTAAATGCCCATATACCTGGACTTGCTGAAAAATTAAATCCTTTAGCACAAGGATTTATCAAACTAATTAAAATGGTAGTCGGTCCTTTAATTTTCTGTACTATAGTTTTAGGTATTGCAGGAATGGAAGATATCAAGAAAGTGGGCAAAGTTGGTGCTACTGCTATTATTTACTTTGAAGTATTAACCACTATAGCCCTAATTATAGGTCTTGTTTTTGTAAACATTCTTAAGCCCGGAGACGGAATGCATGTAAATGCTGCCTCACTTGACTCTTCTTCCGTTGGTAAATACATTGAGCAAAGTAAAAGTGAAGATAATAGTACCATTAATTTTTTGCTCGACATGATACCGGAAAATGTTATCGCTTCCATAGCCTCCAATAATCTGTTACAGGTTTTGGTATTTGCTGTATTATTTGGAATTGCCCTTACTAAAATTGGTCCTAAGGCATCTCAGCCCGTTTTGAATGTTATGCAGTCTTTTCTTGATGGATTATTTACTATTATTAAAATCATAATGTATTTAGCTCCTTTAGGTGCCATGGGAGCTATGGGATATACTATTGGCAGATATGGATTAAGTTCTCTGGTGAATCTCGGCATGCTAATGGTCAGCTTTTATGCAACCTGTATAATTTTTATATTTTTAGTTATCGGCGGAGTCTTATATTATAATAAATTCAGCATATTTAAACTTTTAAAATATATCAAAGAAGAATTATTAATAGTATTAGGTACTTCTTCTTCTGAATCTGCCCTGCCCGGGGTTATGAAAAAGCTTGAAAATATGGGATGTTCCAAATCAGTTGTTGGCTTAGTAATCCCTACCGGATATTCTTTTAATCTTGATGGAACCTGTATTTATTTGACTATGGCAGCTGTATTTATTTCTCAGGCTCTGGATATGCATTTAGGCATAGAACAGGAAATTACCTTGTTACTTGTCCTGTTGTTAACATCTAAAGGTGCTGCTGCTGTTACCGGAGGAGGCTTTATTACATTAGCTGCAACCCTTCCGGTAGTAGGCCATGTTCCTGTTGAGGCTGTTGCTCTTATTTTTGGAATTGACCGATTTATGAGTGAAGCCAGAGCTATCACTAATCTAATTGGAAACTCCGCTGCCACTATTGTAGTTGCCAAGTGGGAAAAAGAAATTGATCTGGAACGGGCTCATGATGTCTTAGACGGTAAAATAATTACTGAAAATTTAAATTAA
- a CDS encoding ribonuclease Z produces the protein MKLTILGFNSAIPTVRSHPTSQLLVTRNRHFLIDCGEGTQVQLRKAQAKFSKIDHIFISHLHGDHVFGLIGLISSFNLLGRKKAMNIYGPKGIKELIETQLRLTESHKSYSLNFIELTSTQSELIYEDEKVMIYTIPLYHRIYTNGFLFKEKTRLRRLNMEVIEQYPEIQICDYQNLKMGKDFVSEEGKVIKNENLTLPPKHSYSYAYCSDTMFNMNVVPIIEGTDVLYHESTFLGDLEDLAYKTGHSTSLQAATIAKNAHVKNLILGHFSNRYTELSVFRDEACSVFPNTWLPEELKTFDFKDICNILE, from the coding sequence ATGAAACTTACTATATTGGGATTTAATTCAGCAATTCCGACTGTTCGTTCGCATCCCACATCGCAATTATTAGTTACCCGTAACCGACATTTTTTAATTGATTGTGGAGAAGGAACTCAGGTCCAGTTAAGGAAAGCTCAAGCTAAGTTTTCAAAAATAGACCATATTTTCATATCCCATCTTCATGGAGATCATGTATTTGGACTCATAGGACTTATTTCATCTTTTAATTTACTTGGAAGAAAAAAAGCGATGAATATTTATGGTCCTAAAGGAATTAAAGAATTAATTGAAACGCAGTTAAGATTAACCGAAAGCCATAAGAGCTATTCTTTAAATTTTATAGAATTAACTTCAACACAAAGTGAATTGATATATGAGGATGAGAAGGTCATGATTTATACCATACCTTTATATCACAGAATTTATACTAATGGATTCTTATTCAAAGAAAAAACTCGTTTGAGAAGACTTAACATGGAAGTTATAGAACAGTATCCGGAAATTCAAATTTGTGATTATCAAAACCTGAAGATGGGTAAAGATTTTGTTTCTGAAGAAGGAAAAGTAATTAAAAACGAAAATTTGACATTACCTCCAAAGCATTCGTACAGTTATGCTTATTGTTCAGATACTATGTTTAATATGAACGTTGTTCCAATAATTGAAGGAACAGATGTTCTGTATCATGAATCTACTTTTTTAGGAGATTTGGAAGATTTAGCATATAAAACTGGTCATAGCACCTCTTTACAGGCGGCGACAATAGCTAAAAATGCTCATGTTAAAAATTTGATTTTAGGTCATTTCTCAAACAGGTATACTGAACTTTCCGTTTTTAGAGATGAAGCTTGCTCTGTTTTTCCAAATACATGGTTGCCTGAAGAACTGAAAACATTTGATTTTAAAGATATATGTAACATATTAGAATAA
- a CDS encoding PTS galactitol transporter subunit IIC, which yields MELFIDYINRSFVFFIGLGASAMMFFIITLLSLVMKVNLSKSLEGGLRMAIALTGMGAIISLLTSQFGPALNLFVERTGSSLVINDLGWAVLALITWSSVYTLLFVFVCLIVNLVMILLKKTNTLNVDLFNIWHLSILGLIIDFYSGYIFISILFVAFIYVLMLKNADVMKPRLNSVLNYDSKNITTTAHPAFLFNPIVLIFNKIIDRLLPSIDKLDFNADTLNQKIGFWGSKFAIGTYLGIFVGLLSNSSLQEMLALSFIGGVCIELFGIVGSWFGPAIEPLSQGVTRTMTQKFGGRKLYIGIDWAIVGTRAEIWATANILAPFLIVIALFLRGNQTLPLGGIIMTCLVPSLLLITQGKIIRMTLIGIISIPLYLWAATEIAEFTTQTSLSLGTYPSGLPDNSLFTSIEAIPIEKLIALWIGRTAAQPTYLSLIMIAGALILYSFLFLWYFKAMEKETSEEKKAVN from the coding sequence ATGGAACTTTTTATTGATTATATAAACCGGAGTTTTGTTTTTTTTATAGGACTTGGTGCATCTGCCATGATGTTTTTTATTATTACTCTTCTGTCTTTAGTGATGAAAGTAAATTTATCAAAATCTTTAGAAGGGGGCTTAAGAATGGCTATTGCTTTGACGGGTATGGGAGCTATTATATCACTTTTAACCAGTCAATTTGGCCCTGCTTTAAATTTGTTTGTGGAACGAACAGGTTCCAGCCTTGTTATCAATGATTTAGGGTGGGCTGTTTTAGCACTTATTACCTGGAGTTCAGTATATACATTGTTATTTGTTTTTGTCTGCCTGATTGTTAATTTGGTCATGATTCTATTAAAAAAAACCAATACATTGAATGTTGATTTATTTAATATCTGGCATTTATCCATTTTGGGACTTATTATTGACTTTTATTCGGGTTATATTTTTATTTCTATACTATTTGTTGCGTTCATTTATGTACTCATGCTAAAAAATGCCGATGTTATGAAGCCTAGACTCAATTCAGTATTGAATTACGATTCCAAAAACATCACTACTACTGCTCATCCGGCATTTTTATTTAACCCTATCGTTTTAATCTTTAACAAAATAATTGATAGACTTTTACCATCTATTGATAAACTTGATTTTAATGCAGATACTCTAAATCAAAAGATAGGTTTTTGGGGAAGTAAATTTGCTATAGGTACTTATCTTGGTATCTTCGTTGGCTTACTTAGTAACTCTTCTTTACAAGAAATGTTAGCTTTGTCTTTTATCGGCGGGGTTTGCATAGAATTATTCGGTATTGTAGGCAGCTGGTTCGGACCTGCTATTGAGCCTCTTTCGCAAGGTGTTACCCGTACAATGACACAAAAGTTCGGAGGAAGAAAATTATATATTGGTATTGATTGGGCCATTGTAGGAACCCGTGCTGAAATATGGGCCACAGCTAATATTTTAGCTCCTTTTTTAATTGTTATTGCTTTATTTTTGCGAGGTAACCAGACACTACCTCTGGGGGGAATCATTATGACCTGCCTGGTTCCATCTTTATTACTTATTACACAAGGGAAAATTATTAGAATGACTCTGATTGGTATAATTTCTATTCCTTTGTATTTATGGGCCGCTACAGAAATTGCTGAATTCACTACACAGACCTCTCTCTCTTTAGGAACCTATCCATCCGGACTGCCAGATAATTCTTTATTCACTTCTATTGAAGCTATCCCTATTGAAAAATTAATAGCTCTATGGATAGGTCGAACGGCTGCACAACCTACATATTTATCACTTATTATGATTGCAGGAGCTTTAATTCTATATTCCTTTTTATTCCTATGGTATTTTAAAGCCATGGAAAAAGAAACGTCCGAAGAAAAAAAAGCAGTGAATTAA
- a CDS encoding DUF4349 domain-containing protein encodes MKTISFLVVILLSSILFIRCSKQEKKERIVENEIIAFDSISSTTGVKDPNKKFIHESNIIIEVKDALKSTLAIEKNVIALEGYMGKSELKSDIISESITPISKDSARETKVYSVVSYMEIRVPQKNLNSFLLTLNQEIGFITSRNLEIFDVSINNKLLNDQNIDSVSSINDLTNNKTTSNKASKYQDIKKELLNNKIKFATVTITLQEKESIKNTLIPNTKNYKTNSDSNFGYQLKTSFLRGSYMFEKMVTFLCSLWPLWLLLLSGYFLYRKYKTKKSNSN; translated from the coding sequence ATGAAAACAATTTCTTTTTTAGTAGTAATCTTATTGAGTTCTATCCTATTTATACGATGTAGTAAACAAGAGAAGAAAGAACGAATTGTCGAAAATGAGATTATAGCATTTGATAGCATCTCTTCAACTACAGGCGTAAAAGATCCGAATAAAAAATTTATTCACGAATCCAATATAATAATTGAAGTAAAAGATGCTTTAAAATCAACATTAGCTATCGAAAAAAATGTAATTGCACTAGAGGGGTATATGGGTAAAAGTGAGCTAAAATCAGATATTATTTCTGAAAGTATAACTCCAATATCAAAAGATAGTGCCCGAGAAACCAAAGTATATTCTGTAGTAAGTTATATGGAAATAAGAGTACCTCAAAAGAATCTGAACTCTTTTCTTCTCACTTTAAATCAAGAAATTGGTTTTATAACCTCCCGTAATCTCGAGATATTTGATGTTTCGATTAATAATAAGTTATTAAATGATCAAAACATAGATTCTGTCTCTAGCATAAACGATTTAACTAACAATAAAACAACTTCTAACAAAGCATCAAAGTATCAAGACATTAAAAAAGAATTATTAAATAACAAAATAAAATTTGCTACAGTAACTATAACTTTGCAAGAAAAAGAAAGTATAAAAAATACTCTTATCCCAAACACTAAAAATTATAAGACTAATTCAGATTCAAACTTCGGATATCAATTAAAAACCTCTTTTCTCAGGGGTAGTTACATGTTTGAAAAAATGGTGACATTTTTATGCAGTTTATGGCCTTTATGGCTTCTACTTCTGTCCGGTTATTTTTTATACAGGAAATACAAAACTAAAAAATCAAATTCCAACTAA
- a CDS encoding sedoheptulokinase encodes MNQKECILGIDFGTTSLSIVLLNVVSVKIEKVYNYNTDAYIKYEDSSIKEQSLEKIAFWFDKVINIIQSKPEYKIVAFGFTGQMHGIIGLDSNGNAVTNLVTWQDKSCEKLTVNNQNILERIRFLTGDNTLVCGYGIVTLFKWLKYEHRVDIESFCTLPDYFAKKLTGNKKSVRMSPSMAHSIGLFNIETNEWNKILIEKAGLENLSFPIIEETESIIGYMNSAPVVCPIGDNQASFSGSIIDKNKTVLLNVGTGAQLSFLVEKKDHVLYKKYIDGLETQLRPYSEKFYLLATSFVNGGNVYKSLFNFFKNVGYTLLGIENFDDLSIWNNMMKAGTSVINSSCPVQVSPFLEGQRKNPDIGASISNLRSNNFDAPHLIYGFLEGMALYYKTGFFPEFKNEINYICGSGNGLKKNELYCKIIETVFEYPLHLTSYNEEAAVGAAIHAGIKSGIIKISDYEFMSTLSENSKYD; translated from the coding sequence ATGAATCAAAAAGAATGTATCTTAGGTATAGATTTTGGAACAACTTCTCTCTCTATTGTTCTTCTTAATGTAGTTTCTGTTAAAATTGAAAAAGTATATAACTACAATACAGATGCATATATTAAGTATGAAGATTCTTCAATTAAAGAACAATCACTTGAAAAAATTGCTTTTTGGTTTGATAAAGTTATTAATATCATACAATCCAAACCTGAATATAAAATTGTTGCTTTTGGCTTTACCGGACAAATGCACGGTATAATCGGACTGGATAGTAATGGTAATGCTGTTACAAATTTGGTCACCTGGCAAGATAAGTCTTGTGAAAAACTTACAGTAAATAATCAAAATATACTTGAGAGAATACGATTTCTTACCGGTGATAATACTTTAGTTTGCGGATATGGAATAGTTACCTTATTTAAATGGCTAAAATATGAACACCGTGTTGATATTGAAAGTTTTTGCACGCTTCCGGATTATTTCGCTAAAAAATTAACCGGCAATAAAAAGAGTGTACGAATGTCACCTAGTATGGCTCATAGTATTGGTTTATTTAATATTGAAACAAACGAATGGAATAAGATATTAATTGAAAAAGCAGGTTTAGAAAATTTAAGTTTTCCAATTATAGAAGAAACCGAATCAATTATTGGATATATGAATTCAGCTCCGGTAGTTTGTCCGATAGGAGATAATCAAGCCAGTTTTTCTGGCAGCATAATCGATAAGAATAAAACAGTTCTGCTGAATGTGGGAACCGGTGCCCAACTTTCATTTTTAGTAGAAAAAAAAGATCATGTACTTTATAAAAAATATATTGATGGCCTGGAAACCCAGCTAAGACCTTACAGTGAAAAATTTTATCTGCTAGCCACAAGTTTTGTGAATGGTGGAAACGTTTATAAATCTCTTTTCAATTTTTTTAAAAATGTTGGCTATACTTTATTGGGTATTGAAAATTTTGATGATTTATCTATCTGGAACAACATGATGAAGGCTGGAACATCTGTTATTAATTCATCTTGTCCGGTACAAGTATCTCCTTTTTTAGAAGGTCAACGTAAAAATCCAGATATAGGAGCCTCTATTTCAAATTTACGTTCTAACAATTTTGATGCTCCACATTTAATTTATGGTTTTTTGGAAGGTATGGCTTTATATTATAAAACAGGATTTTTTCCTGAATTTAAAAATGAAATAAACTATATATGTGGGAGTGGTAACGGCCTTAAAAAAAATGAACTGTATTGTAAAATTATTGAAACTGTATTTGAATATCCTTTGCACCTCACGTCCTATAATGAAGAGGCAGCGGTTGGTGCTGCTATACATGCAGGTATAAAATCAGGTATAATAAAAATTAGTGATTATGAATTTATGAGTACTCTTTCTGAAAATTCCAAATATGACTAA
- a CDS encoding DeoR/GlpR family DNA-binding transcription regulator, whose amino-acid sequence MLPNQRRDKILELIQEDGQAKVQDLSRIFKVTEVTIRQDLDRLEKEGFIIKEHGGAVLKDISVHVKNFALQNQHKKVAEKMAIAKTAQSFIKNGDTIILDSGSTTSEIAKLLVNYNDLTVITNALNIALILGVNPNISLVVTGGEFKAPTLSLTGQKAADFFSNLNVDKLFLATAGITLKSGITYPSINDICVKRAMIESANEVFLVADSSKIGLSSFASLGALSLIDLLITDSNISADHVKFLEEYEIKYTLAELSEAI is encoded by the coding sequence ATGTTACCGAATCAACGAAGAGATAAAATTCTTGAACTTATACAGGAAGATGGGCAAGCCAAGGTACAGGATCTAAGTCGTATTTTTAAAGTTACTGAAGTTACTATACGTCAGGATTTAGACAGATTGGAAAAAGAAGGATTCATAATAAAAGAGCACGGAGGAGCCGTGTTAAAAGATATAAGTGTTCATGTCAAAAATTTTGCACTTCAAAATCAGCATAAAAAAGTTGCAGAAAAAATGGCCATTGCTAAAACAGCTCAATCGTTTATTAAAAATGGAGACACAATCATTCTTGATTCAGGTTCCACAACTTCCGAAATAGCAAAGTTACTAGTTAATTATAATGACTTAACGGTTATTACCAATGCATTAAACATTGCGCTGATTCTGGGTGTAAACCCTAATATATCATTAGTGGTGACCGGAGGAGAATTTAAAGCGCCTACACTATCTTTAACAGGACAAAAGGCAGCAGATTTTTTTAGTAACCTCAATGTAGACAAGCTGTTTCTGGCCACAGCAGGAATAACTCTTAAATCAGGTATTACCTATCCAAGCATTAATGATATTTGTGTCAAAAGAGCCATGATAGAATCAGCTAATGAGGTTTTTTTAGTCGCAGACTCATCAAAAATAGGATTAAGTTCTTTTGCGAGTCTTGGAGCTTTGTCGTTAATAGATTTGCTTATAACAGACTCTAACATATCAGCAGATCATGTAAAATTCCTTGAGGAATATGAGATCAAATACACATTAGCAGAGCTTTCTGAGGCTATATAA
- a CDS encoding GntR family transcriptional regulator, whose translation MHNKHTSAEIYSYIKERILNGIFSKDSLLPTETTLALNFSVSRPTIAKAYNRLQKEGYIEKKKGIGSTVLYESKKIYSFGLLLPGSGESEIFSAINDQLLRVSEKGEFNLLWEGATASSADTRKKHIFTCCELYINKKVDGIFFAPLERTADAVLINQLICKDIQKANIPLVLIDRSIHSYSQKNDFDLVGLNNFEAGYLMAQHLIDSGCENVYFFHLPHSATSVKLRIAGVQKALSDHKIFFCEEQILCANPFDLKIIEQIKITNGKTGVICANDVTAAALMSSLEQLHLVITKDLVICGFDDMKYSSQLKYPLTTYSQPSEDIANVSIELMMRRLKNKNCPPVTVSLSGELIIRNSSIFIKKDTITP comes from the coding sequence ATGCATAATAAACATACATCTGCCGAAATATATTCATATATAAAGGAAAGAATTTTAAACGGCATCTTTTCGAAAGATTCCTTATTACCTACAGAAACGACTCTGGCATTAAATTTTTCAGTATCCAGACCCACCATTGCTAAAGCATATAACAGGCTACAAAAAGAAGGTTACATTGAGAAAAAGAAAGGTATTGGCAGCACGGTTTTATACGAATCTAAAAAAATATACTCTTTCGGATTATTATTACCAGGTAGCGGCGAATCCGAAATTTTTTCAGCCATTAATGATCAGCTGTTACGGGTATCTGAAAAAGGAGAATTTAATTTACTTTGGGAAGGAGCAACTGCCAGCAGTGCTGATACTAGAAAAAAACATATTTTCACTTGTTGCGAACTTTACATAAATAAGAAAGTAGATGGTATTTTTTTTGCTCCTTTAGAACGCACAGCTGATGCTGTGTTAATCAACCAGCTTATATGTAAAGATATACAAAAAGCAAATATTCCTCTTGTCCTTATTGACCGAAGTATTCATAGCTATTCACAAAAAAATGACTTTGATTTAGTCGGTTTAAATAATTTTGAAGCCGGATATTTAATGGCACAGCATCTTATTGATTCCGGCTGTGAAAATGTGTACTTCTTTCACCTTCCTCATTCTGCAACCTCTGTTAAACTAAGAATTGCCGGTGTTCAAAAAGCTTTATCTGATCATAAAATATTTTTTTGCGAAGAGCAGATTCTTTGTGCAAATCCTTTTGATTTAAAAATTATTGAACAAATTAAAATTACAAATGGAAAAACAGGAGTAATCTGCGCAAACGATGTTACTGCTGCCGCGCTAATGTCTAGTCTTGAACAATTACATTTAGTTATCACTAAAGATCTTGTAATTTGCGGATTTGATGATATGAAATATTCCAGTCAGCTTAAATATCCTTTGACTACTTACTCTCAACCCAGTGAAGATATAGCTAACGTCAGTATTGAACTAATGATGAGACGATTGAAAAATAAAAATTGCCCTCCTGTTACTGTTTCTTTATCCGGAGAATTGATCATACGAAATTCGAGTATATTTATTAAAAAAGATACCATAACACCATAA
- a CDS encoding D-psicose 3-epimerase yields MKTNSMTYGIYFAYWTKEWKADYKYYIDKVSAMGFDVLEISCAAFGSQYTTDNELYELRDYAKDKGIILTAGYGPTKEQNLSSSNPSIVANAKEFFKNTLIKLNKLDVKHLGGGLYSYWPVDYSNPIDKPGDWKRSVSEVKEIASIAADNNVILGMEVLNRFEGYLLNTCAEALEFVEQVNSPNVKIMLDTFHMNIEEDNIGDAIRMAGNKLSHLHIGEQNRKVPGKGSLPWYEIGSALRDIDFSGSVVMEPFVMPGGTIGSEIKVWRNLVDDVSENSLDKDAKGALDFVKHVFTK; encoded by the coding sequence ATGAAAACAAACTCAATGACTTACGGTATCTATTTTGCGTACTGGACTAAAGAATGGAAAGCAGATTATAAATATTATATAGATAAAGTTTCAGCTATGGGATTTGACGTACTGGAAATATCCTGCGCGGCTTTTGGTAGTCAATATACCACTGATAATGAACTTTACGAGTTAAGAGATTATGCAAAAGACAAAGGAATTATTTTAACAGCCGGATACGGCCCTACAAAAGAACAAAACCTTAGTTCTTCAAATCCTTCCATAGTTGCAAATGCAAAAGAGTTTTTCAAAAACACATTAATTAAACTCAATAAATTAGATGTAAAGCACTTAGGTGGAGGTTTATATTCATATTGGCCGGTAGATTATTCAAACCCTATTGATAAGCCCGGGGACTGGAAAAGATCGGTTTCAGAAGTCAAAGAAATTGCATCTATTGCCGCCGATAATAATGTAATTTTAGGCATGGAAGTTCTAAATCGTTTTGAAGGCTATCTTCTTAATACTTGTGCAGAGGCTTTGGAATTTGTAGAGCAGGTAAATAGTCCCAATGTAAAAATTATGCTGGATACATTCCATATGAATATTGAAGAGGACAACATTGGTGATGCCATACGTATGGCTGGAAATAAATTATCTCATTTACATATCGGTGAACAAAACCGAAAAGTTCCAGGAAAAGGAAGTCTGCCCTGGTATGAAATCGGCAGTGCACTAAGGGACATTGATTTTAGCGGCTCTGTAGTCATGGAACCTTTCGTAATGCCGGGCGGCACTATTGGTTCAGAAATTAAAGTATGGAGAAATCTTGTTGATGATGTAAGTGAAAATTCTTTGGATAAAGATGCCAAAGGGGCTCTTGATTTTGTCAAACATGTTTTTACCAAGTAA